In Babylonia areolata isolate BAREFJ2019XMU chromosome 19, ASM4173473v1, whole genome shotgun sequence, a single window of DNA contains:
- the LOC143293991 gene encoding uncharacterized protein LOC143293991, producing MVGHLFLCEETRNEPKAGPEKYVAAAWRAGTSSSGTVSAREVALTMMLVYNSIFFTVCVSPIALFRVVWPFIPEINPGRRHHNMFFAGLWVLDAMSYINATFNIVVYYSMGSRYRQTFWQLLGKANKKDHNRKKQSATTANIITAHSENN from the exons ATGGTTGGTCACTTGTTCCTTTGTGAAGAAACACGGAATGAACCGAAAGCTGGTCCCGAGAAATATGTG GCAGCAGCATGGCGGGCCGGCACCTCGTCCAGCGGCACTGTGTCTGCACGAGAGGTGGCCCTGACGATGATGTTGGTCTACAACTCCATCTTCTTcacagtctgtgtctctcccattGCCTTGTTCAG GGTGGTGTGGCCGTTCATACCAGAGATAAACCCAGGCCGACGTCACCACAACATGTTCTTTGCTGGCCTTTGGGTCCTGGACGCCATGTCCTACATCAACGCCACCTTCAACATCGTCGTCTACTACAGCATGGGTTCCCGCTACAGACAGACCTTCTGGCAGCTGCTGGGCAAGGCCAACAAGAAGGACCACAACAGGAAAAAGCAATCAGCTACCACTGCAAACATCATCACAGCACATAGTGAAAACAATTAG